A part of Pseudoliparis swirei isolate HS2019 ecotype Mariana Trench chromosome 8, NWPU_hadal_v1, whole genome shotgun sequence genomic DNA contains:
- the LOC130198410 gene encoding myomegalin-like isoform X9 produces MLDLKMKETCRVCGRELCGNQRRWIFHPASKLNLQVLLSHAVGRELTRDGRGEFACSKCTFMLDRMYRFDTVIARVEALSIEKLQRLLQEKHRLRQCISGLYRKTNSEEGAVVLPGDDDGSGDGMVDISGLTHAKYCALLQEDLVYSLYESWADDGLECQHHHHPQSSTGPESEVTVACSQHGVPSTPRKCRGCSYWRVADSDYEAVCKVPRKLARSISCGPSSRYSASGVGGCATGGGAGGEGVGKDNNMEDSEEPASSLTLVPGSQDPSRSSDSDHTLAGRASSSPSMASLETTEEYIQPGAVTEGQLRSPRELIDDRISDSFSEEHLGATHGQASPAASLSLALCLLQSYAVYRPVLSSKGSKLPVLIRQSCSNGGSRLLSPDPLLGMSYGAPEGERDNHMPTPELETPVFRLVDHDLNLAYMEDLLEDLYKEYPPPRPHQSLVEQQQTQLNQFECAASQCVSELQKAQLQVQSLQAKIHESEANNMKLQEKLSEMECELRSIRQAAQSQERTIQGLTESISTKDSEAQDLYQLMEGQNTTLCKLREMVHHNQLAQVKVPEGVSEYVMLAQLQTELVAVQSSLFCLGLELEASQRSLRRSQRQGDDLSRFKDRLDSDLQEVQQYREVTEKHNQDLLSALQKTRSELQAREAALKDAEVERHTVVQEKDRSIAQLKHSLQDKERQLQEYSEMLDSTGSSKPRDFLLEKLKERIKDRDGALERAIDDKFRCVEEREGQVRRLQLALREKERDLERLRCILSNNEETITSLDALVRGKELELEQAAEAYRNLQWLKQQSEEKERNTLREKDTIIRQLQAALQTHSLEAQDLTATLVARVQAGPTEVVEDLKARLALKEKLFQELLSDRSRQSNEHQAQVQEMLNTLSSKDQYLQDYAYRLSLVIGERTGQLQELRRQLSSRDRELCEMKRDKEREMGGEAQHLRSLLKEKEAFIKELMLSQEEAMQPSSKESEAEMTALHEELQLVLKKEREAQKELSALRSSLARQQDNKDSADHQCVLEQLVSEYNKLNDALRVEKRLYQNLTHIQTKCDSSEKIQALHTELDSVQALRRQLEEVLARTRNMALAQERAAKKQRDFGELSTDEEGEEEEEEGDDEDGTSDDFTDSIEEDDDKVTARSLASIQACGAEGVIGPLVSQRADVKQLEEARKTLEGQLEEIRSQLERDGYSSVAQMRSALQRLQQENQTLKETRGRAGAVVLRTNPERNHRSLNQEEEEHVQESDKEEETSPKPVGKRGHPRVSLSEERGKRHCKGPHPLTPPRHTHRPETGVESAGDSSKEGALWQDRDEGLREQAARLTSDLALNQQENRELLERLMVSEATVHAQAEQLKDYRVLLTETSVQQASKQVQVDLQDLGYETCGRSENEAEREDASSPEFDDLEMCTSLSNQQDYEGADGSWFAGSSNAGAFEMEDESAPLQHLVQDLRSQLSSCHKVIRGLQLRVRSLSTTSDYASSLERTPRKVNWAFETSPAPSGVEEDEGWMSDTQGIPSGPKPSRELQELMARVASLEAQLKSSRLEDKSQAEEGKCATWPGKYNSLIQAQARELSHLRQRIREGQGVSHILTQHLGDTTKAFEELLRANDIDYYMGQSFRQQLSQNSALAQRVLAKISGRERAESHDDKKGHELLALRLSKELQQKDKIIESLHTKLQQRPETPSSCHALSETTDHSDRTSLVSDESRTNEDLELCSDLDAREYQEEHGLQQPGQGSEQQVHPSILPPHGFLKSSSSCPNMHCSAPVGLTSQSSRALFRESISYSVPSGPDVWGREVISDPRPRALSVIAVRPELDMLYKRMNEQNRGFAVPHDKAQFSHSAGAHIQHNLSGYSQQSHHAFQQYQLGGIPEGHSIKSDSGLVTGRSLWDMENMVPQVGGYSGSSGHQQGSSHAGVHLIEEHLREVRILRQRLEESMRTNDRLRLQLEERLASTGRGGGAPTNIYIQGLDSVTQLCNEIRILNEENLGLKSRLQASTDTCEEVVQLREAVFTACARLKQAELEAEQWKEELRRLQAHAQEQGQQIHILRQERQASQEKTNRLQHEVSLLQQQLCESRELIHSLQGELQVYDQVCSSTKANKNAVITT; encoded by the exons ATGCTGGATCTCAAGATGAAGGAAACGTGTCGCGTCTGCGGACGGGAGCTCTGTGGTAACCAGCGGCGATGGATCTTCCATCCCGCCTCCAAGCTCAACCTGCAGGTGCTGCTGTCTCATGCTGTTGGGCGAGAGCTGACCCGGGATGGCAGAGGAGAGTTCGCCTGCTCAAAGTGCACCTTCATGCTGGACCGCATGTACCGCTTCGACACGGTGATCGCCCGCGTGGAGGCCCTGTCCATCGAGAAGCTGCAGCGTCTCCTGCAGGAGAAACACAGGCTGAGGCAGTGCATCAGTGGGCTCTACCGGAAAACCAATTCAGAAGAGGGTGCAGTGGTGTTACCTGGAGATGATGATGGATCAGGAGATGGGATGGTTGACATTTCTGGTCTCACTCATGCAAAGTACTGTGCCCTGCTCCAAGAGGATCTGGTCTACTCTTTGTACGAGTCCTGGGCCGATGATGGCCTGGAATGTCAACACCACCATCACCCTCAAAGTTCTACTGGTCCAGAGTCCGAGGTTACGGTTGCGTGCTCACAGCATGGTGTTCCCAGCACTCCCAGGAAGTGTCGGGGTTGTTCCTACTGGCGGGTGGCGGACTCTGACTATGAAGCTGTTTGTAAGGTGCCCAGGAAGCTGGCGCGGAGTATTTCCTGTGGGCCGTCATCCAGATATTCAGCCAGTGGTGTTGGAGGGTGTgcgactggaggaggagctggtggagaaGGAGTCGGAAAAGACAATAATATGGAGGATTCAGAAGAACCGGCCTCCTCTTTAACTCTGGTCCCTGGTTCTCAGGACCCCTCGAGGTCATCGGATAGTGATCACACCCTGGCTGGCCGAGCCAGCTCCAGCCCCTCGATGGCATCCTTAGAGACGACTGAGGAATATATTCAGCCTGGAGCTGTAACAGAGGGGCAGCTGAGATCCCCCAGAGAACTAATAGATGACCGGATCTCTGATTCCTTCTCTGAGGAGCACTTGGGAGCCACACATGGCCAAGCCTCACCTGCAGCCAGCCTCTCTCTGGCCCTCTGTTTGCTGCAGAGCTATGCCGTCTACAGGCCAGTCCTGAGCTCCAAGGGGAGTAAGCTGCCAGTGCTGATCCGGCAGAGCTGCAGTAATGGAGGCTCAAGGCTGCTGTCCCCTGATCCCCTTCTGGGAATGTCTTATGGAGCTCCAGAGGGGGAACGAGACAACCACATGCCAACACCTGAGTTAGAGACCCCTGTGTTCAGGCTGGTGGATCATGATCTGAACCTGGCTTACATGGAGGATCTGTTGGAGGATTTGTACAAAGAGTATCCTCCCCCACGTCCTCACCAG AGCCTCGTTGAGCAGCAGCAGACTCAACTGAACCAGTTTGAGTGTGCAGCCAGTCAATGTGTCAGCGAGCTGCAGAAGGCCCAGCTCCAGGTCCAATCCCTGCAGGCCAAGATCCACGAGAGCGAGGCCAACAATATG AAACTGCAGGAGAAGCTGAGTGAGATGGAGTGTGAGCTGCGTTCGATCCGCCAGGCTGCTCAGAGTCAGGAGCGAACCATTCAGGGTCTCACAGAGTCCATCAGCACCAAAGACAGTGAG GCCCAGGATCTGTACCAGCTGATGGAAGGGCAGAACACCACTCTGTGTAAGCTGAGAGAAATGGTCCACCACAACCAGCTTGCTCAAGTTAAG gtgccagagggggtcaGCGAGTATGTGATGCTTGCCCAGCTGCAGACCGAGCTGGTGGCGGTGCAAAGCTCCTTGTTCTGCCTCGGTCTGGAGCTGGAGGCCAGCCAGAGGAGTCTGAGACGGAGCCAGAGGCAAGGAGATGACCTGTCGAGGTTCAAGGACAGACTCGACTCCGATCTACAGGAGGTGCAGCAGTACAGGGAGGTCACTGAGAAGCACAACCAG GACCTGCTCTCTGCCCTCCAGAAAACCCGCTCTGAGCTGCAGGCTAGAGAAGCGGCTCTGAAGGACGCCGAGGTGGAGAGACACACTGTGGTGCAGGAGAAAGACAGGAGCATCGCACAGCTCAAACACTCGCTGCAGGACAAGGAGCGACAGCTACAG GAGTACTCTGAGATGTTGGATTCAACAGGAAGCTCCAAACCAAGAGATTTCCTGCTGGAGAAACTTAAAGAGCGTATTAAGGACAGAGACGGAGCTCTGGAG CGCGCCATTGACGACAAGTTCCGCTGTGTTGAGGAGCGTGAGGGCCAAGTGAGGAGGCTTCAGCTCGCCCTCAGGGAGAAGGAGCGGGACCTGGAGAGACTCCGCTGCATTCTGTCCAACAACGAGGAGACCATCACG AGTCTGGACGCCCTGGTGCGGGGCAAAGAGCTGGAGCTGGAACAGGCGGCAGAGGCCTACAGGAACCTCCAGTGGCTGAAGCAGCAgagcgaggagaaggagagaaacacTCTGAGGGAGAAGGACACCATCATCCGCCAGCTCCAGGCAGCTCTACAGACACACAGCCTGGAGGCACAG gatcTCACGGCCACCCTCGTGGCCCGAGTCCAGGCCGGGCCCACTGAGGTTGTCGAGGATTTGAAAGCTCGGCTGGCACTGAAAGAAAAACTCTTCCAGGAGCTGCTCTCGGACCGCAGCCGCCAGTCCAATGAGCACCAAGCACAGGTCCAGGAAATGCTCAACACTCTGAGCTCCAAAGACCAGTACCTGCAG gactaCGCCTACCGGCTCTCCCTTGTGATTGGCGAGCGGACTGGCCAGCTGCAGGAGCTCCGCAGACAGCTGTCATCTCGAGACCGAGAGCTGTGCGAGATGAAACGGGACAAGGAgagggagatgggaggagaggcgCAGCACCTGCGGAGTCTGCTCAAAGAGAAAGAAGCCTTCATCAAG GAGCTGATGCTGAGCCAGGAGGAGGCGATGCAGCCATCCTCCAAAGAGAGTGAGGCAGAGATGACGGCTCTCCACGAAGAGTTGCAGCTAGTGctgaagaaggagagggaggctcAG AAGGAGCTCTCTGCTCTGCGTTCATCCTTGGCTCGCCAGCAGGACAACAAGGACAGCGCTGATCATCAA TGTGTGTTGGAGCAGCTTGTGTCCGAGTACAACAAGCTGAATGACGCCCTGAGGGTGGAGAAGAGATTATACCAAAatctcacacacattcagaccAAGTGTGACAG CtctgagaagatccaggccctcCACACCGAGCTAGACTCGGTTCAGGCGCTCCGCAGACAGCTGGAGGAGGTCCTGGCCAGGACCCGTAACATGGCCCTGGCGCAGGAGCGGGCAGCTAAAAAGCAGCGTGACTTTGGAG AGCTCAGCACAgacgaggaaggggaggaggaggaggaggaaggagacgatGAAGATGGCACCAGTGACGACTTTACGGACAGCATAGAGGAGGACGATGACAAAGTGACGGCCAGAAGTTTGGCCTCCATTCAG GCGTGTGGAGCTGAGGGTGTGATCGGGCCGCTGGTGTCCCAGAGAGCTGACGTGAAGCAGCTCGAGGAAGCAAGGAAGACACTTGAAGGCCAGCTTGAGGAGATACGGTCACAGCTGGAGAGGGATGGATACTCCTCCGTGGCTCAGATGAG GAGTGCACTGCAgaggctgcagcaggagaaccAGACTTTGAAGGAAACCAGAGGACGAGCTGGAGCGGTGGTCCTGAGGACAAACCCAGAGAGGAATCACAGGAGCTTGaatcaggaagaggaggagcatgttCAGGAATCCGATAAAGAGGAGGAAACATCTCCAAAGCCGGTGGGAAAGCGAGGTCATCCGCGTGTTAGTCTGAGTGAGGAGCGCGGGAAGAGGCACTGCAAGGGTCCACACCCTCTGACGCCCCCTCGTCACACACACCGGCCGGAGACG GGGGTGGAGTCCGCTGGTGACAGCAGCAAGGAGGGCGCGCTCTGGCAGGACAGAGACGAGGGTCTTCGTGAGCAGGCGGCCCGCCTGACCTCTGATCTGGCCCTGAACCAGCAGGAGAACAGAGAGCTGCTGGAGAGGCTGATGGTGTCCGAAGCCACGGTCCACGCTCAGGCTGAACAACTGAAGGATTACAGAGTTCTGCTCA CGGAGACGTCGGTGCAGCAGGCCAGTAAGCAGGTGCAGGTGGATCTCCAGGATCTTGGTTATGAGACTTGTGGTCGCAGTGAGAACGAAGCGGAGAGAGAAGACGCCAGCAGCCCCG AGTTTGATGACCTGGAGATGTGCACGTCGCTGTCCAATCAACAGGACTATGAGGGCGCGGACGGCAGCTGGTTCGCTGGCAGCAGTAACGCGGGTGCTTTTGAAATGGAGGACGAGTCGGCGCCTCTGCAGCATCTGGTCCAGGATCTGCGCTCGCAGCTGAGCAGCTGCCACAAGGTGATCCGCGGGCTGCAGCTGCGTGTCCGCTCCCTGTCCACCACCAGCGACTACGCCTCCAGCCTGGAGCGAACCCCACGCAAG GTAAACTGGGCCTTTGAGACATCGCCGGCACCCAGCGGGGTGGAAGAGGACGAAGGCTGGATGTCTGACACCCAAGGCATTCCCTCAGGGCCCAAACCCAGCAGGGAACTGCAAGAACTGATGGCGCGAGTTGCGTCACTGGAGGCTCAACTGAAGAGCtccagactggaggacaaaAGCCAAGCAGAGGAGGGGAAATGTGCCACCTGGCCTGG GAAGTACAACTCTCTGATCCAGGCACAAGCTCGTGAGCTGTCCCACCTCAGGCAGAGGATAAGggaggggcaaggagtcagccATATCCTCACCCAGCACCTGGGCGATACCACCAAG GCCTTCGAGGAGCTGCTGCGGGCCAACGATATAGATTACTACATGGGTCAGAGCTTCAGACAGCAGTTGTCACAGAACTCTGCCCTGGCACAACGAGTGCTGGCCAAGATCAGCGGAC GCGAGCGTGCAGAGAGCCATGATGACAAGAAAGGCCATGAGTTGCTCGCCCTTCG GCTGAGCAAGGAGCTTCAGCAGAAAGATAAAATCATCGAGTCCCTCCACACCAAGCTGCAGCAGCGCCCTGAGACCCCGTCCAGCTGCCATGCCCTCTCGGAGACCACCGACCACTCAGACAGGACGTCCTTGGTGTCCGATGAGTCCAGAACCAACGAAGACTTGGAGCTGTGCTCGGATTTAGACGCCAGAGAATATCAGGAGGAGCACGGGCTGCAGCAGCCGGGTCAAGGATCAGAACAACAAG TCCATCCATCGATCCTTCCTCCTCATGGCTTCCTTAAGTCCTCCAGCAGCTGTCCCAACATGCATTGCTCAGCCCCTGTGGGTTTGACCAGTCAGTCCTCTCGAG CCCTTTTCAGAGAGTCCATCTCCTACTCTGTCCCCTCTGGCCCTGACGTCTGGGGTCGAGAAGTCATTTCTGACCCCCGGCCCAGGGCCCTGTCTGTGATTGCTGTTCGCCCAGAGCTGGACATGCTGTACAAACGGATGAATGAGCAGAATAGGG gCTTTGCAGTTCCCCACGACAAGGCTCAGTTCAGTCACTCAGCGGGGGCCCACATCCAGCACAACCTCTCCGGCTACAGCCAGCAATCCCATCATGCCTTTCAACAGTACCAGCTGGGCGGCATTCCCGAAGGCCACTCGATAAAGTCTGACTCTGGTCTCGTGACCGGACGGTCTTTGTGGGACATGGAAAACATGGTGCCGCAAGTCGGTGGCTACTCTGGATCGTCAGGACACCAGCAGGGAAGCAGCCATGCAG GGGTACATTTAATAGAGGAGCACCTGCGGGAGGTTAGGATTCTCCGTCAGCGCCTAGAGGAGTCCATGAGGACCAATGATCGGCTCCGATTGCAGCTGGAAGAGAGACTGGCCTCAACCGGGCGCGGTGGAG GGGCACCAACAAACATCTACATTCAGGGACTGGACTCTGTCACTCAGCTGTGCAATGAGATCCGAATCCTGAATGAAGAAAACCTGGGACTGAAGTCCCGCCTGCAGGCCAGCACAG ACACATGTGAGGAGGTGGTGCAGTTGCGGGAGGCGGTGTTTACAGCATGCGCCCGCCTGAAACAAGCAGAGCTGGAGGCAGAGCAGTGGAAAGAGGAGCTGAGACGACTTCAGGCTCACGCGCAGGAGCAAGGACAGCAGATCCACATATTGAGGCAGGAACGGCAGGCCAGTCAGGAGAAAaccaacag GCTCCAGCATGAGGTGTctctcctgcagcagcagctgtgtgaGAGCAGAGAGCTCATCCACTCCCTGCAGGGGGAACTACAAGTGTACGATCAAGTGTGCTCCAGCACGAAGGCCAACAAAA ATGCTGTAATTACAACATGA